The Ochotona princeps isolate mOchPri1 chromosome 1, mOchPri1.hap1, whole genome shotgun sequence genome has a segment encoding these proteins:
- the MRPL14 gene encoding large ribosomal subunit protein uL14m: protein MAFSLGLWPFGCVSRALSQRCFSTTGSLSAIQKMTRVRVVDNSALGNTPYHRPPRCIHVYNKSGVGKVGDQILLAIKGQKKKALIVGHRMPGPRMTPRFDSNNVVLIEDNGNPVGTRIKVPIPSSLRQREGEYSKVLAIAQSFV, encoded by the exons ATGGCTTTCTCCCTTGGGCTGTGGCCCTTTGGCTGTGTCAGCCGAGCCCTGAGCCAGCGCTGTTTCAG caCCACGGGCAGCCTCAGTGCAATCCAGAAGATGACACGGGTCCGTGTGGTGGACAACAGTGCCCTGGGGAACACACCATACCACCGCCCTCCTCGCTGCATCCATGTCTACAACAAGAGTGGGGTGGGCAAGGTGGGTGACCAGATACTGTTGGCCATCAAGGGACAGAAGAAGAAGGCGCTCATTGTGGGCCATCGCATGCCTGGCCCCCGGATGACCCCCAGATTTGATTCCAACAACGTGGTCCTCATTGAAGACAATGGGAACCCTGTGGGGACCCGGATCAAAGTACCCATTCCCTCCAGCCTGCGTCAGAGGGAAGGCGAGTACTCCAAGGTCCTGGCCATTGCCCAGAGCTTTGTGTGA